The following are encoded in a window of Lynx canadensis isolate LIC74 chromosome B1, mLynCan4.pri.v2, whole genome shotgun sequence genomic DNA:
- the CRACD gene encoding capping protein inhibiting regulator of actin dynamics isoform X1: MGTRAFSHDSIFIPDGGAESEQTVQAMSQDNILGKVKTLQRRLSKNIKFGQPPPNAIPMKKADSGEATLEEDLFLTSPMEIVTQEDIILSDTENKPSDTPSSLSPPNLPGARSEMEEKVAPVKPSRPKRHFSSAGTIESVNLDAIPLAIARLDNSAAKHKLSVKPKNQRVSKKHRRLARDRLHEQGSLPGQLSLDQNGHPGEGKPIWHEEEPELLDSEEEKRCQEEYWLELEAKCKRQKAEAAERRRLEEQRLQALERRLWEENRRQELLEEVGEDEEGDEAELQLEAEKRQHQEERQRLEGQGVQGQERREQEEGRHLEAQEQPPRTQQEEQAVWSGQEAEKQQEEQEERELKELEEQKQLEAEEQQQREEEEQQRQREELRLQEQQQSLEEEQRRLEEQQQRRREEEEHREREEKRQQEEEQRQREEKLRLQEEQRWEEEAAAERRAEQGKREEVEAQRQQEVEGGEAASVQEERWQPLDVERSSRSPVQVDFAEKSGKREHLQPEKQREHSEESRICEKRSQEAEPCGEQQAQGGDFPGHGRRARQEKRQEANMQPPRKQEAKVEEMLAAGEKKEAAAPEKDRKVEELRWQEVDERQTTPRPYTFQVSSGGKQILFPKVNLSPVTPLKDAGLASAPQEPKTPRASPASHALPSSLSVPHTAILVTGAQLCGPAVNLSQIKDTACKSLLGLSEEKKHVDVPALENPPRASVDPRSGSGKARPPQESPSSVAALAEWASIRSRILKNTESEQRVDRDQSRPGEEHTPRGRCDSRGNLRRIPPVNAKFSIMPAWQKFSDGGTETSKPNTEAESIRKRPVLGPNDGSAPQPLATYEHPKGTEKLEPADSTEGCKFAKDLPSFLVPSPPYPLQKAVAHAEPMIILDSETISGIGKADPATPGQEEKASPFGIKLRRTNYSLRFHCDQQTEQKKKKRHSSTGDSADGGPPIPGSTKGEKETEGVALKHGLSLTPERKQALSTWKDSAERVHSSPAAQLGPQPVAEHDKVANKMPLVQKPALAPKPAGQTPPSSPLSKLSRPYLVELLARRAGKPDPEPGEPCKEGQESRDLWPRSPPPPEKRKAHKRDEEEVVETERKLGSSALSAARPEKPSQTPEAGRKEKPVLQSRHSLDGSKLAEKVETAQPLWITLALQKQKGFREQQATREERKQAREAKQAEKLSRENVGVILQPGSSSISRAGSLHKHSPQLEEKKPETAASRLERREQLKKANTLPTSVTVEISDSAPPAPLVKEVTKRFSTPDAAPVSTEPAWLALAKRKAKAWSDCPQIIK, translated from the exons ATGGGAACCCGGGCCTTTTCCCATGACAGTATTTTTATCCCTGATGGGGGAGCAGAAAGTGAGCAGACAGTTCAAGCAATGTCACAGGACAACATCCTGGGCAAAGTCAAAACTCTTCAG cgACGATTGAGCAAAAACATCAAGTTTGGGCAGCCACCACCCAATGCCATTCCCATGAAGAAGGCAGACAGTGGCGAGGCTACCTTAGAAGAGGATCTATTCCTGACCAGTCCCATGGAAATTGTGACTCAGGAGGACATCATCCTGTCAGACACGGAGAACAAA CCCAGTGATACGCCAAGTTCTCTGAGTCCTCCGAATCTGCCTGGAGCCAGAAGTGAGATGGAAGAGAAG GTGGCTCCAGTTAAACCATCGCGGCCAAAAAGGCACTTCTCTTCTGCTGGAACCATTGAAAGTGTCAACCTAGATGCCATCCCCCTGGCCATCGCGCGTCTGGACAACAGTGCTGCCAAGCACAAACTGTCCGTTAAGCCAAAAAACCAGAGGGTGTCAAAGAAACACAGGCGACTTGCCAGG GATCGACTGCATGAACAAGGTAGCCTTCCGGGTCAGCTGTCCCTGGACCAGAACGGACACCCTGGAGAAGGCAAACCAATTTGGCATGAGGAGGAGCCAGAGCTGCTGGACTctgaagaagagaagagatgCCAAGAAGAATACTGGCTAGAACTTGAGGCCAAGTGCAAACGGCAAAAGGCTGAAGCAGCCGAGAGGAGACGTCTGGAAGAGCAGAGACTCCAGGCCCTGGAGAGGAGGCTTTGGGAAGAGAACAGAAGGCAAGAGCTCTTGGAGGAGGTAGGCGAGGATGAGGAGGGAGACGAGGCAGAACTACAGCTGGAGGCAGAAAAGAGGCAGCAccaagaggagaggcagagactggaaggGCAAGGTGTCCAAGGCCAAGAGCGGAGAGaacaagaggaaggaaggcaccTGGAGGCCCAAGAGCAGCCGCCACGCACACAGCAGGAAGAGCAGGCGGTGTGGAGCGGGCAGGAGGCCGAGAAGCAGCAGGAAGAACAAGAGGAAAGAGAGTTGAAGGAGCTGGAGGAACAGAAGCAGTTGGAGGCCGAAGAGCAGCaacaaagggaggaggaggagcagcagcGGCAAAGGGAGGAGCTGCGGCTGCAGGAGCAACAGCAGAgtctggaggaggagcagaggcgGCTGGAGGAGCAGCAGCAGCGGAGGCGGGAAGAGGAGGAGCACCGAGAACGAGAGGAGAagaggcagcaggaggaggagcagcgGCAACGAGAGGAGAAGCTTCGCCTGCAGGAGGAGCAGCGATGGGAGGAAGAggcagcagcagagagaagggcagaacAGGGAAAGCGGGAGGAAGTGGAGGCGCAGAGGCAGCAGGAAGTGGAAGGTGGAGAAGCAGCGAGTGTGCAAGAGGAGAGGTGGCAGCCACTGGACGTGGAAAGGAGCTCAAGGAGCCCAGTTCAGGTGGACTTTGCAGAGAAATCAGGCAAACGAGAGCACCTGCAACCCGAGAAGCAAAGAGAACACTCTGAGGAGTCAAGGATTTGCGAGAAGCGGAGCCAGGAGGCTGAGCCATGCGGAGAGCAGCAGGCACAAGGCGGGGATTTTCCCGGGCATGGTCGTCGTGCACGTCAGGAAAAGAGACAAGAAGCTAACATGCAGCCTCCCCGGAAACAAGAGGCGAAGGTAGAAGAGATGCTGGCTGCcggggaaaagaaggaagctgCCGCTCCAGAAAAAGACAGGAAGGTGGAGGAACTTCGGTGGCAGGAAGTGGATGAGAGGCAGACCACGCCCAGGCCCTATACTTTCCAGGTGTCATCCGGAGGGAAGCAGATTCTCTTCCCCAAAGTCAATCTGAGCCCAGTGACGCCCCTGAAGGACGCGGGACTTGCCTCTGCCCCCCAGGAGCCGAAGACCCCCAGAGCCAGCCCAGCCTCCCATGCCTTGCCCTCCTCCCTGAGTGTCCCCCACACAGCCATTCTGGTCACGGGAGCACAGCTCTGCGGCCCGGCCGTCAACCTGAGCCAGATCAAGGACACAGCATGCAAGTCTCTCCTGGGCTTGTCAGAAGAAAAGAAGCACGTGGATGTCCCTGCCCTGGAGAACCCACCCCGAGCATCTGTCGACCCCCGGTCAGGGAGCGGAAAGGCCAGGCCCCCCCAGGAGTCTCCGAGCAGTGTGGCTGCACTAGCCGAATGGGCTTCCATTCGGTCCAGAATTCTGAAgaacacagagagtgagcagcgCGTTGATAGAGACCAGTCTCGACCAGGTGAAGAGCACACTCCCAGGGGCCGATGTGATTCCCGCGGGAACCTCCGGAGGATCCCCCCAGTAAATGCAAAATTCTCTATTATGCCTGCTTGGCAGAAATTCTCAGATGGTGGCACCGAGACCTCCAAACCTaacacagaagcagagagcaTTAGAAAAAGACCTGTGCTGGGACCCAATGATGGGTcagctccccagcccctggctacTTACGAGCACCCAAAGGGTACAGAGAAACTGGAGccagcagacagcacagagggaTGCAAATTTGCCAAAGACCTCCCATCTTTCCTTGTTCCAAGCCCTCCTTACCCTCTACAGAAAGCAGTGGCCCATGCAGAGCCCATGATCATTTTGGACAGTGAGACCATCAGTGGTATAGGAAAGGCAGACCCCGCAACGCCTGGTCAAGAGGAAAAAGCCTCACCGTTTGGGATAAAATTGAGAAGGACCAACTACTCCTTGCGCTTCCACTGTGACCAACAGAcagaacaaaagaagaagaaaaggcacaGCAGCACCGGGGACAGTGCTGATGGTGGGCCACCTATACCAGGAAgtacaaaaggagagaaagagacagagggtgtgGCCCTCAAGCATGGCCTGTCCCTAACCCCTGAGAGGAAGCAAGCCCTGTCCACCTGGAAGGACTCTGCTGAAAGAGTACACTCTTCTCCTGCAGCCCAGCTGGGGCCTCAGCCAGTTGCAGAGCACGACAAGGTGGCAAACAAAATGCCATTGGTGCAGAAGCCAGCCCTGGCTCCCAAGCCTGCCGGTCAgactcccccctcctccccactctccaaaCTGAGCAGGCCCTACCTGGTAGAGCTGCTGGCCCGCCGGGCAGGGAAGCCAGACCCGGAGCCTGGCGAGCCATGCAAGGAGGGTCAGGAGAGCAGGGACCTCTGGCCGCggtcaccaccacccccagagAAAAGGAAGGCACACAAGAGGGATGAGGAGGAAGTTGTAGAAACAGAGAGGAAACTTGGTTCCTCGGCCCTGTCTGCTGCTCGGCCAGAAAAGCCTTCCCAAACCCCTGAGGCCGGGAGGAAAG AAAAGCCTGTTCTTCAGAGCAGGCACTCGTTAGATGGCTCCAAACTTGCGGAGAAGGTTGAAACTGCGCAGCCACTGTGGATAACGTTAGCACTGCAGAAACAGAAGGGGTTTCGGGAGCAGCAAGCTACTCGAGAGGAGAGGAAGCAAGCCAGGGAGGCCAAACAGGCAGAAAAGCTCTCCAGAGAGAAC GTCGGTGTCATCCTGCAGCCTGGAAGCAGCAGTATCAGCAGAGCAGGCTCCTTGCACA
- the CRACD gene encoding capping protein inhibiting regulator of actin dynamics isoform X2 gives MKKADSGEATLEEDLFLTSPMEIVTQEDIILSDTENKPSDTPSSLSPPNLPGARSEMEEKVAPVKPSRPKRHFSSAGTIESVNLDAIPLAIARLDNSAAKHKLSVKPKNQRVSKKHRRLARDRLHEQGSLPGQLSLDQNGHPGEGKPIWHEEEPELLDSEEEKRCQEEYWLELEAKCKRQKAEAAERRRLEEQRLQALERRLWEENRRQELLEEVGEDEEGDEAELQLEAEKRQHQEERQRLEGQGVQGQERREQEEGRHLEAQEQPPRTQQEEQAVWSGQEAEKQQEEQEERELKELEEQKQLEAEEQQQREEEEQQRQREELRLQEQQQSLEEEQRRLEEQQQRRREEEEHREREEKRQQEEEQRQREEKLRLQEEQRWEEEAAAERRAEQGKREEVEAQRQQEVEGGEAASVQEERWQPLDVERSSRSPVQVDFAEKSGKREHLQPEKQREHSEESRICEKRSQEAEPCGEQQAQGGDFPGHGRRARQEKRQEANMQPPRKQEAKVEEMLAAGEKKEAAAPEKDRKVEELRWQEVDERQTTPRPYTFQVSSGGKQILFPKVNLSPVTPLKDAGLASAPQEPKTPRASPASHALPSSLSVPHTAILVTGAQLCGPAVNLSQIKDTACKSLLGLSEEKKHVDVPALENPPRASVDPRSGSGKARPPQESPSSVAALAEWASIRSRILKNTESEQRVDRDQSRPGEEHTPRGRCDSRGNLRRIPPVNAKFSIMPAWQKFSDGGTETSKPNTEAESIRKRPVLGPNDGSAPQPLATYEHPKGTEKLEPADSTEGCKFAKDLPSFLVPSPPYPLQKAVAHAEPMIILDSETISGIGKADPATPGQEEKASPFGIKLRRTNYSLRFHCDQQTEQKKKKRHSSTGDSADGGPPIPGSTKGEKETEGVALKHGLSLTPERKQALSTWKDSAERVHSSPAAQLGPQPVAEHDKVANKMPLVQKPALAPKPAGQTPPSSPLSKLSRPYLVELLARRAGKPDPEPGEPCKEGQESRDLWPRSPPPPEKRKAHKRDEEEVVETERKLGSSALSAARPEKPSQTPEAGRKEKPVLQSRHSLDGSKLAEKVETAQPLWITLALQKQKGFREQQATREERKQAREAKQAEKLSRENVGVILQPGSSSISRAGSLHKHSPQLEEKKPETAASRLERREQLKKANTLPTSVTVEISDSAPPAPLVKEVTKRFSTPDAAPVSTEPAWLALAKRKAKAWSDCPQIIK, from the exons ATGAAGAAGGCAGACAGTGGCGAGGCTACCTTAGAAGAGGATCTATTCCTGACCAGTCCCATGGAAATTGTGACTCAGGAGGACATCATCCTGTCAGACACGGAGAACAAA CCCAGTGATACGCCAAGTTCTCTGAGTCCTCCGAATCTGCCTGGAGCCAGAAGTGAGATGGAAGAGAAG GTGGCTCCAGTTAAACCATCGCGGCCAAAAAGGCACTTCTCTTCTGCTGGAACCATTGAAAGTGTCAACCTAGATGCCATCCCCCTGGCCATCGCGCGTCTGGACAACAGTGCTGCCAAGCACAAACTGTCCGTTAAGCCAAAAAACCAGAGGGTGTCAAAGAAACACAGGCGACTTGCCAGG GATCGACTGCATGAACAAGGTAGCCTTCCGGGTCAGCTGTCCCTGGACCAGAACGGACACCCTGGAGAAGGCAAACCAATTTGGCATGAGGAGGAGCCAGAGCTGCTGGACTctgaagaagagaagagatgCCAAGAAGAATACTGGCTAGAACTTGAGGCCAAGTGCAAACGGCAAAAGGCTGAAGCAGCCGAGAGGAGACGTCTGGAAGAGCAGAGACTCCAGGCCCTGGAGAGGAGGCTTTGGGAAGAGAACAGAAGGCAAGAGCTCTTGGAGGAGGTAGGCGAGGATGAGGAGGGAGACGAGGCAGAACTACAGCTGGAGGCAGAAAAGAGGCAGCAccaagaggagaggcagagactggaaggGCAAGGTGTCCAAGGCCAAGAGCGGAGAGaacaagaggaaggaaggcaccTGGAGGCCCAAGAGCAGCCGCCACGCACACAGCAGGAAGAGCAGGCGGTGTGGAGCGGGCAGGAGGCCGAGAAGCAGCAGGAAGAACAAGAGGAAAGAGAGTTGAAGGAGCTGGAGGAACAGAAGCAGTTGGAGGCCGAAGAGCAGCaacaaagggaggaggaggagcagcagcGGCAAAGGGAGGAGCTGCGGCTGCAGGAGCAACAGCAGAgtctggaggaggagcagaggcgGCTGGAGGAGCAGCAGCAGCGGAGGCGGGAAGAGGAGGAGCACCGAGAACGAGAGGAGAagaggcagcaggaggaggagcagcgGCAACGAGAGGAGAAGCTTCGCCTGCAGGAGGAGCAGCGATGGGAGGAAGAggcagcagcagagagaagggcagaacAGGGAAAGCGGGAGGAAGTGGAGGCGCAGAGGCAGCAGGAAGTGGAAGGTGGAGAAGCAGCGAGTGTGCAAGAGGAGAGGTGGCAGCCACTGGACGTGGAAAGGAGCTCAAGGAGCCCAGTTCAGGTGGACTTTGCAGAGAAATCAGGCAAACGAGAGCACCTGCAACCCGAGAAGCAAAGAGAACACTCTGAGGAGTCAAGGATTTGCGAGAAGCGGAGCCAGGAGGCTGAGCCATGCGGAGAGCAGCAGGCACAAGGCGGGGATTTTCCCGGGCATGGTCGTCGTGCACGTCAGGAAAAGAGACAAGAAGCTAACATGCAGCCTCCCCGGAAACAAGAGGCGAAGGTAGAAGAGATGCTGGCTGCcggggaaaagaaggaagctgCCGCTCCAGAAAAAGACAGGAAGGTGGAGGAACTTCGGTGGCAGGAAGTGGATGAGAGGCAGACCACGCCCAGGCCCTATACTTTCCAGGTGTCATCCGGAGGGAAGCAGATTCTCTTCCCCAAAGTCAATCTGAGCCCAGTGACGCCCCTGAAGGACGCGGGACTTGCCTCTGCCCCCCAGGAGCCGAAGACCCCCAGAGCCAGCCCAGCCTCCCATGCCTTGCCCTCCTCCCTGAGTGTCCCCCACACAGCCATTCTGGTCACGGGAGCACAGCTCTGCGGCCCGGCCGTCAACCTGAGCCAGATCAAGGACACAGCATGCAAGTCTCTCCTGGGCTTGTCAGAAGAAAAGAAGCACGTGGATGTCCCTGCCCTGGAGAACCCACCCCGAGCATCTGTCGACCCCCGGTCAGGGAGCGGAAAGGCCAGGCCCCCCCAGGAGTCTCCGAGCAGTGTGGCTGCACTAGCCGAATGGGCTTCCATTCGGTCCAGAATTCTGAAgaacacagagagtgagcagcgCGTTGATAGAGACCAGTCTCGACCAGGTGAAGAGCACACTCCCAGGGGCCGATGTGATTCCCGCGGGAACCTCCGGAGGATCCCCCCAGTAAATGCAAAATTCTCTATTATGCCTGCTTGGCAGAAATTCTCAGATGGTGGCACCGAGACCTCCAAACCTaacacagaagcagagagcaTTAGAAAAAGACCTGTGCTGGGACCCAATGATGGGTcagctccccagcccctggctacTTACGAGCACCCAAAGGGTACAGAGAAACTGGAGccagcagacagcacagagggaTGCAAATTTGCCAAAGACCTCCCATCTTTCCTTGTTCCAAGCCCTCCTTACCCTCTACAGAAAGCAGTGGCCCATGCAGAGCCCATGATCATTTTGGACAGTGAGACCATCAGTGGTATAGGAAAGGCAGACCCCGCAACGCCTGGTCAAGAGGAAAAAGCCTCACCGTTTGGGATAAAATTGAGAAGGACCAACTACTCCTTGCGCTTCCACTGTGACCAACAGAcagaacaaaagaagaagaaaaggcacaGCAGCACCGGGGACAGTGCTGATGGTGGGCCACCTATACCAGGAAgtacaaaaggagagaaagagacagagggtgtgGCCCTCAAGCATGGCCTGTCCCTAACCCCTGAGAGGAAGCAAGCCCTGTCCACCTGGAAGGACTCTGCTGAAAGAGTACACTCTTCTCCTGCAGCCCAGCTGGGGCCTCAGCCAGTTGCAGAGCACGACAAGGTGGCAAACAAAATGCCATTGGTGCAGAAGCCAGCCCTGGCTCCCAAGCCTGCCGGTCAgactcccccctcctccccactctccaaaCTGAGCAGGCCCTACCTGGTAGAGCTGCTGGCCCGCCGGGCAGGGAAGCCAGACCCGGAGCCTGGCGAGCCATGCAAGGAGGGTCAGGAGAGCAGGGACCTCTGGCCGCggtcaccaccacccccagagAAAAGGAAGGCACACAAGAGGGATGAGGAGGAAGTTGTAGAAACAGAGAGGAAACTTGGTTCCTCGGCCCTGTCTGCTGCTCGGCCAGAAAAGCCTTCCCAAACCCCTGAGGCCGGGAGGAAAG AAAAGCCTGTTCTTCAGAGCAGGCACTCGTTAGATGGCTCCAAACTTGCGGAGAAGGTTGAAACTGCGCAGCCACTGTGGATAACGTTAGCACTGCAGAAACAGAAGGGGTTTCGGGAGCAGCAAGCTACTCGAGAGGAGAGGAAGCAAGCCAGGGAGGCCAAACAGGCAGAAAAGCTCTCCAGAGAGAAC GTCGGTGTCATCCTGCAGCCTGGAAGCAGCAGTATCAGCAGAGCAGGCTCCTTGCACA